The sequence CGTCGAGCACGGTCTGGCGGTACTTGGCCACGGTCTGGTCATACACCGCTTCGGTACGATCGACTTCCGCCGAACGAATGCCGCCGTCGAACAGCGGCAGCGCCAGTTTCGGCCCGACCGACCAGAAGCGGTTCGGCAGGCTGATCAGGTTCTGCGAGGTACTGCTGCTGTAACCGCCGCTCAGGCTCAGGCTCAGATCCGGGTAATACGCTGCTTTGGCCACACCGATGTTGGCGTTGGCGGCGATCACCGAACGCTCCGCCGAAGCGATGTCCGGGCGCCGTTCCAGCAACTGCGAGGGCAAGCTCAACGGCACCTGCGGCAGCTTGGGAATGGTCTGCACTTCAGCAATGTTGAAATCCGCCGGTGCTTGACCGGTCAGTACGGCAATCGCATTTTCGAACTGCGCGCGTTGCCAGATCAGGTCAACCAGATCGGCCTGGGTGCTTTTCAGTTGCGTCTGCGCCTGGGCCACCGCATCCCGCCCGGAAACGCCCGCGCGGTATTGGTTCTGGGTCATTTTCAGCGAGCGTTCGTAAGCGGCAACCGTGGCTTCGAGCAGCCGTTTCTGCTGATCGATCACCCGCAATTGCAGGTAGTTCTGCACCAGCTCCGACTGCTGACTCAGACGCATCGCCGCCAGATCGGCAAAACTGGCTTGGGCGCTGGCCTCGTCAGCCTCAAGCCCACGGCGCAACTTGCCCCACACATCGGCTTCCCAACTGACGCCCAGTTCAGCGTTGTAGGTATCACGGATGCCGCTGGAGGAACTGCTCAGACTCGAACTGCTGCTGCCGGTGCCTTGGCTGGAGCGGGTTTTACCCAAGCTCAGATCGACACTCGGGTAAAACGCCCCGCGCGCGCTACGCACCAAAGCCTGCGCTTGCCGGTACTGGGCTTCCGACTGCGCGACGGTCTGGTTGGCATTGTTCAGGCGTTCGATCAAGCCGTTGAGCTGCTGATCGCCGTACAACTCCCACCACGCACCCCGGGCCAGCGAGTCGCTCGGGTTGGCCTGGGTCCAGCCCTCGGCTTCCTTGTACTGGGCAATTTCAGCGGTCTGCGGACGCTGGTAGTCCGGGCCGACAGCGCAGGCACTGAGCATCGCCACGCACAGCGACAGGCTCAGCAGACGCGAGCCGCGCACAGTGGCCAGATTGAAAAGCGAACGGTCAGTCATAGCGGAGTTTCCAGAGCGGCGTCAGTACGCACGCCACGCCATTTGTTGAAACGATGGCGCAGCTTGTCGAGATAGAGGTAAACCACAGGCGTGGTGTAAAGCGTCAGTACCTGGCTGAAAATCAGCCCGCCGATGATGGTCAGGCCCAGCGGCTGGCGCATTTCCGCGCCTTCGGCCCGGCTGATCAGCAACGGCAAGGCGCCGAGAATCGCCGCCAGGGTGGTCATCAGAATCGGACGCAGACGTTGCAGACAGGCGCTGCGGATCGATTCCAGAGGCGACAGGCCTTGATGACGCTCCAGTTGCAACGCGAGGTCGATCATCAGAATGGCGTTTTTCTTCACCACGCCAATCAGCAGGAACAACCCGAGCAACGAGATCAGGCTGAACTCGCCGCCCAGCGCATAGATCGACAGCAACGCGCCGACACCGGCCGACGGCAGGGTCGACAGAATCGTCAGCGGATGAATGTAGCTTTCATACAGCACGCCCAACACCAGATACACCGCCAGCAACGCGCCGAGAATCATGAACGGCTGGCTCTTCTGCGTCGCGGCAAAAGCGTCGGCGGTGCCGGCCATTTTCGCGATGACGTCTTCCGGCAGGCCGAGCTTGGCAATCGCCCGCTCGATGGCAGCACTGCCCTGCTCCACCGTCACGCCTTCGGCCATGTCGAAGGAAATGTCTTCGGAGGCAAACTGGCCTTCGTGGCTGACGCGGTCGTCCTCCAGGCTGTTTTCGTAATGAGCGAAGGTCGACAGCGGCACCCGCGCACCGTCAGCGGTGATCACCTGCACCTGCTTGAGCGTCACCGGGTCCTGGGCGTATTTCGGATTGACCTCCATCACCACCTGATACTGGTTGAGGCTGTCGTAGATCGTCGAAATCTGCCGCTGGCTGTAGGCGTTGTTCAACACCGAGGTAACCATGTCCATGTCGACACCGAGGCGTTTGGCCTGATCGCGGTCGACAATCAGCGTCACTTGCTGGGCGCCCGCTCCCTCTCGGGCGTCAATGGCCGTCAACTCCGGCAAGGCCCTTAACGCGGTAACCACTTTCGGGTACCACTTGCGCAACTCGCTCAAATCACCGCTTTGCAAAATGTAGCTGTACTGCGAGGTGGTCTGTTCGCGGCCGCCGCCAAACTGCAGATCCTGATCCGCCATCAGCATCAATTGTGCACCAGGGACCTTGGGCATTTCCTTGCGCAGGCGTTCGATGACCTTTTGCGCATTGAGCTGGCGCTCCTTGATTGGCTTCAGACGCACCAGCATGAAGGCGTTGTTGGTGCCGTTGCTGCCACCGATGAACCCGGCGACGCTTTCCACTGCTTCGTCCTTGAGCACGGCACGGCGGAAGATTTCCATTTTCGGCTGCATCACGCTGAACGAAAGACCGTCGTCACCGCGCACGAAACCGATCAACTGGCCGGTGTCCTGCTGCGGCATGAAGGTTTTCGGCACCGCCACGTACAGCGCGACGTTCACGCCAACGGTGATCAGCAGACTGAGCAAGGTCAGACGACGATGGCGCAACACCCAGTCGAGGCTGCTGGCGTATTTGCCAACCATCCAGTCGTTGGTGCGGCGGCTCCAGCGTTGCAGACGGTTCTCCTGCCCCGGCGTGTGCGGCTTGAGCCAACGGGCGCAGAGCATCGGCGTCAGCGTCAGGGAAACCACCAGCGAGACGACAATGGCTGCCGCCAGGGTGATGGAAAACTCACGAAACAGGCTCTCGACGATGCCGCCCATGAACAGAATCGACAGGAACACCGCCACCAGCGAAACGTTCATCGACAGCAAGGTGAAACCGACTTCCTTGGCCCCGAGATACGCGGCCTGCATCGGTTTGACGCCTTCGTCGATGTGCCGGGAAATGTTCTCCAGCACCACGATGGCGTCGTCCACCACCAGACCGGTAGCGAGAATCAGCGCCATCAGCGACAGGTTGTTCAGCGAAAATCCGTAGAGGTACATCACCGCAAAGGTGCCGACCAGCGACACCGGCACGGCCAGTGTCGGAATCAGCGAGGCGCGGAAGTTCCCAAGGAACAGGAACACCACCAGAATCACCAGTGCCACGGCAATCAGCAGCGTCATCTCTGCTTCGTGCAACGTTGCCTTGATCACCGGCGAACGGTCCATGGCCAGATTCAGCTTCACGCTGGCCGGCAACACGGCTTGCAGGGCCGGCAACTGCGCTTTGATCTCGTTGACCGTCTCGATGATGTTGGCGCCAGCCTGGCGGTTGATCACCAACAGCACCGCCGCGTCATCGTTGAAGAAACCGCTGTTGTAGCGGTCCTCGACACCGTCGCTGACCTTGGCCACGTCCTTGAGGCGCAACGCCGCGCCGTCGGCATAGTGGATGATCAGTGATTCGTAATCCTTGGCTTTTTCCAGTTGGTCATTGGCCTGGATCTGCCACAAGCGCTGACCGTCCTCGACCGAACCTTTTGGCCTGCGCACGTTGGCATCGGCGATAGTCTTGCGCACATCGTCGAGCGCCACGCCGTACTGGTTCAGCGCTTGCGGTTCGAGTTCGATACGCACCGCCGGCAGTGAACTGCCGCCGATCTGCACTTCGCCAACGCCCTGCACTTGCGAAAGGCTCTGCGAAAGAATGGTCGAGGCCAAATCGTAGAGCTGGCCTTTTTCCAGCACATCGGAGGTCAGCGACAGCACCATGATCGGCGCTTGCGACGGGTTGACCTTTTTGTAGGTCGGCATGCTGCGCATACCGCTCGGCAGCAGGTTGCGCGACGCGTTGATCGCGGCCTGCACTTCCCGCGCGGCGCCGTTGATGTCGCGGTCGAGGTCAAACTGCAGAATGACCCGGGTCGAACCCTGACTGGAACGGCTGCTCATGGTGTTGACGCCGGCAATCGCGCCGAACGAGCGCTCCAGAGGCGTGGCCACGGTGGACGCCATGACCTCCGGGCTGGCACCGGGCAGGCTCGCCTGCACGACGATCACCGGGAAATCCATTTGCGGCAGCGGCGCCACCGGCAGCAGGCCGAAGCTGACACCGCCGAGCAGCATGATCGCCAGGCTCAGCAGCATCGTCGCTACCGGGCGCTTGATGAAAGGACCGGAGAGGTTCATCGAACGCGATCTCCGCCTTCACCGCAGATCCCTGTGGGAGCGAGCCTGCTCGCGAATGCAATCTTGTATTCAACAATGATGTTGCCTGATAGGCCGCTTTCGCGAGCAGGCTCGCTCCCACAAGGGATGTGTGATGCTCGCGAAATCATACCGACACCTCTTCAGCATCCGCATTGGTCTTGCCAAAGCGTCGCCCGAGGCGGTCGAAGTACAGGTAGATCACCGGCGTGGTGAACAGCGTCAGCACCTGGCTCACCAGCAGACCGCCAACCATCACCAGACCCAGCGGCTGGCGCAATTCAGCACCTGAGCCCGTGGCGAGCATCAACGGCACCGCACCAAACAGCGCCGCCAGCGTGGTCATCAGAATCGGCCGGAAGCGCAGCAGCGCCGCCTGATAGATCGCCTGTTCCGGCGCCATGCCCTGGGTGCGTTCGGCATCGAGGGCGAAGTCGATCATCATGATCGCGTTCTTTTTCACGATACCGATCAACAGGATGATGCCGATGATCGCGATCATGCCCAGGTCATTGCCACTGAGCAGCAACGCCAGCAAGGCACCGACCGCCGCCGACGGCAAAGTCGAGAGAATGGTGATCGGGTGAATGTAGCTCTCGTACAGCACGCCCAGCACGATGTACATGGTCACCACCGCCGCCAGAATCAGCAGCAAGGTGCTCGACAACGAGGCCTGGAAGGCTTCGGCCGCACCCTGGAACTGGGTCTGCACGCCAACCGGCATGCCGATGTCCTGCTGCACCTGTTCAATGATGTCGACCGCATGCCCCAGCGCCACGCCGGGCGCGAGGTTGAACGACATCATCACTGCCGGGAACTGGCCGATATGAGTGATCGCCAGTTGCGCCTGACGCTCCTCGATATGCGCCAGACTAGACAGGCGAACCTGTGCGCCATCAGTGGTCTTGACGTGAATCTGGTCCAGCGCCTGCGGGCCGATCTTCTCCCCGGCCTGAGCTTGCAGTACCACGCGGTACTGGCTGGCCTGGGTGTAAATCGTCGAGATCTGGCGCTGGCCAAAAGCGTCGTACAACGCATCGGTGATGTTCGCCACCGAGACGCCAAGGCGTGATGCCGCATCGCGGTCGATCACCAGATAGACCTGCAAACCCTTGTCCTGCAAATCACTGGCAACGTCGGTCAGTTCCGGACGCTGGGCCAACGCTTCGACCAGACGGCCGCTCCACTGGCTGAGCAGTTCGGAGTCCGGCGAGGACATGCTGAACTGATATTGCGTGCGGCTGACGCGGTCCTCGATGGTCAGGTCCTGCACCGGCTGCATGAACAGACGGATACCGACCAGTTTGTCCAGTTGCGGTTGCAGGCGCGCAATCACTTCAGTGGCGCTCAGATCGCGATCGCCGTGGGGCTTGAGGTTGATCAGCAAGCGCCCGCTGTTGAGCGTGGCGTTATCGCCGTCGACGCCGATGTAGGACGACAGGCTCTGCACCGCCGGATCTTCGAGAATGATTTTCGCCAGTTCCTGTTGACGCTCGCCCATCGCCGCGAAGGAAATCGACTGCGGCGCTTCGGAAATGCCCTGAATCACCCCGGTGTCCTGTACCGGGAAGAAGCCCTTTGGCACGACCATATAGAGGAACACGGTCAACGCCAGTGTGCCGATAGCCACCAGCAGGGTCAGCGGCTGATGCTTGAGCACCCAGCGCAGCATCCGACCATACTCGGCGATCATCCAGTCGATGACAGCACCGCTGGCACGGTAGAAACGGCCCTGCTCATGTGCTTCCGGCTCACGCTTGAGCAAACGCGCGCACATCATCGGCGTCAGGGTCAGCGAAACCACCAGGGAAATCAGGATTGCCACGGCCAGGGTGATGGCGAACTCGCGGAACAAGCGCCCGACTACGTCCGCCATGAACAACAGCGGAATCAGTACCGCGATCAGCGACAGGGTCAAGGAGATCAGGGTGAAGCCGATCTGCTTGGCGCCCTTGAGCGCGGCTTGCATCGGGCTGTCGCCCTCTTCGATGAAGCGCGCGATGTTCTCGAGCATGACGATGGCGTCGTCGACCACGAAACCGGTGGCAATGGTCAGGGCCATCAGGGTCAGGTTATTCACCGAGAACCCGGCCAGGTACATTACGCCAAAGGTGCCGATCAGCGACAGCGGCACGGCCACCGACGGAATGATCGTGGCACTGGCGCGACGCAGGAACAGGAATGTCACCATCACCACCAGGGCGATGGCGATGAGCAGTTCGTGTTGCACGTCGGTGACCGAGGCGCGGATGGTCTGCGTACGGTCGGTCAGCACAGTGACATCAAGGCCGGCCGGCAGGTTGTCGGTGATGCTCGGCAGCAGTGCCTTGATGCGGTCGACCACTTCGATCACGTTGGCACCCGGCTGACGCTGGATGTTCAGCAATACCGCCTGATTCTGGTTGGCCCATGCAGCGAGGCGTTCGTTCTCGGCGCCGTCGACGATTTCCGCCACGTCCTTGAGCCGTAACGGCGCGCCGTTCTTGTAGGCGAGAATCAGATTGGCGTAGTCCTCGGGCGAGGTCAGTTGATCGTTGGCGTCGAGCATCGACACTCGGGTCGGGCCGTCGAAGTTGCCTTTCGGCTGATTGACGTTGGAAGCGCCGATCAAGGTACGCACGTCCGACAGGTTCAGGCTATTGGCGGCCAACGCTTCCGGGTTGACCTTGATGCGCACGGCCTGGCGCTGACCGCCGGCAATGCTGACCATGCCGACGCCGCTGATCTGGGCGATTTTCTGCGCCATGCGCGTATCGACCAGGTCATTGAGTTTGGGCAGCAGCATGGTTTTCGAGGTGATCGCCAGGGTCAGCACCGGGGTGTCCGCCGGGTTGACCTTGTTGTACACCGGCGGTGCTGGCAAATCGGTCGGCAGCAGATTGGTCGCGGCGTTGATCGCGGCTTGCACCTGCTGTTCGGCGACGTCCATGTTGATGTCGAGGCTGAAACGCAGGGTCAGCACCGACGCACCGCCGGAACTGGTCGAGGCCATTTGCGTCAGGCCAGGCATCTGCCCGAACTGGCGCTCGAGTGGCGCGGTCACGGCACTGGTCATCACGTCCGGGCTGGCGCCGGGATACAAGGTCATGACGCGGATGGTCGGGTAATCGACCTGTGGCAACGCCGATACCGGCAGCAAGCGATAAGCGATCAGGCCGGCCAGAACAATGGCCAGCATGCTCAGGGTAGTGGCTACCGGTCGGAGGATGAACAGCCGCGAAATGTTCATGCGCCCTTCTTGGCCTTGTCAGTGACCGCAGCGTCTGGCGTCTGGGCGGCGGACTTGCCTTGCAGGTGTTCGGTCGGGGTGGTTGGCACTTGATTGCTGTCGTTGACCACTTCCACTTCACTGCCTTCTTTCAGGCGGTCAGTGCCTTCCAGTACCACGCGGTCGCCAGCGGCCAGACCTTCAGTGACCACGGTGTTTTCGCCATCACTGGCGCCAATCTTCAGTTGGCGAATAGTGACTTTCTTGTCGCCATCCAGCGCATAGACGAAGGTGCCGTTGGTGCCGAACTGAATCGCTGCCGACGGTGCCAGTACCACGCCTTTCAGCGTGTCAGCGAGCAAGTGCACGTTGACGAACTGGTTGGGGAACAGCGCCTGATCGCGGTTTTCATAGCGGGCCTTGAACTTCAGGGTACCGGTGGCGACGTCGATCTGGTTGTCGAGGCTTTGCAAAACACCAGTGGCTTGCAGTTTGGTGTCGCCGCGATCCCAGGCTTCGGCCGGCAGCTTGGCGCCGCTGCGATAACGCGCAAGCACAGTTTCAAGGCTGTTTTCCGGCAAGGTGAAAGCCACACTGATCGGTTGCGTCTGGGTGATCACTGCAAGGAAGGTGGTGTCGTTAGCGGTAACGAGGTTGCCGACATCAACCTGACGCAGACCGACACGGCCGGCAATCGGCGCGCGGATCTTGGTAAATTCGAGATTGAGCTTGGCGTCGTTGACCGCGGCCTGATTGGTCTTGACCGTGCCCAGATACTGACCGACCAGCGCTTCGGCGGTGTCCAGCGTCTGTTTGGCGATGCTGTCCTCTTTGTACAGACCGCGATAACGCTCGACGTCGACCTGGGCGTTTTTCAGTTGCGCCTGATTCTGCAGCAACGTGCCTTCAGCCTGCAGCAAGGCGTTCTGGTATGGACGTGGATCGATCTCTGCCAGCAGGTCGCCAGCCTTGACCATCTGCCCTTCTTCGAAATTGATTTTCACCAGTTCGCCGCCCACCCGGCTGCGCACATTGATGGTGTTGAGCGCCGTCACCGTACCCAGCGCTTTGTAGTACAGCGGAAAGTCGCCGGTGACCGCCGGCGCCACGCGCACCGGAATCGGCCCGGCGCCGCCACCGAAGCCCGGCCGCATCATTCCCGAACGCCCGGTGTGCCCGGCTGCAGCCTTGTCAGCGCCCTCCTTGTGGGCTGAACCGGCGGGCCAGAATTTCCAGCACAGAACGGCGATCACCAACAAGACAAGCAGGCTGATCAGCCAGCGACGGGAGTTACGGGGGGACGATTGCATGGAGTGATTAACCATTGGGCGCGTGGGCTTCTATTACGGGAGGCTGAACGATAAGCACTGATGGGGAATTAGCAAAGCAGCTTTACCGGCAATTTACTTACACCTTACGTTTCAAGGTGTGAGGCAAAACACTGATACACAAATGAAAACGGCCTGGACAGGGCCAGGCCGTTAACAATTGTAAAAGCGCTTACTTGAGAACGGACAGTGCCGCTTCGTAGTCAGGCTCTTCAGCGATTTCCTTGACCAGTTCGCTGTGCAGGACGTTGTCGTTTTCGTCCAGAACCACAACGGCGCGAGCGGTCAGGCCTTTCAGCGGGCCGTCAGCGATGGCCACGCCGTAGTTCTCGATGAACTCGGCACCGCGCAGGGTCGACAGGTTCTGGACGTTTTCCAGACCTTCGGCGCCGCAGAAGCGCGCTTGGGCGAACGGCAGGTCAGCCGAAATGCACAGCACTACGGTGTTTGCCACTTCGTTGGCCTGAGCGTTGAACTTGCGCACGGAAGTGGCGCAGGTCGGGGTGTCAACGCTCGGGAAGATGTTCAGTACTTTGCGCTTGCCGGCAAAGTCTTTCAGGGTGACGTCGGACAGATTGCCGGCAACCAGAGAAAAGGCTGGCGCCTTGGAACCGGCTTGTGGCAACTGGCCGTTGACTTGAACCGGATTGCCTTTAAGGGTGACTTGAGCCATGACTTGAGTCCTTCTGATGTTTTGATTGGAAAGCATGCAAGAGGCCGAAGTTAACCACGAAATGTTTCAAGCACCTATGCCCTTTGATGAAATTGTTGGGTGCCTGCGCGAAAAATTGTATACAAAACTACCGCTATTCCCACTGTGGGAGCGAGCCTGCTCGCGAAGGCGCTGGATCAGTCAGCATAAATGTCGAATGTGACGACCTCTTCGCGAGCAGGCTCGCTCCCACATTGGATTCTGTGGTGTTACTGGTCTTTTATTTAGGATCCCTGTCGATTCACCGCTGGCCCGTTCGACTAAACAACGAATCCCCACAATCCTCGGAGTCACCGCCATGCGATTCATGATCCTTGTCAAAGCCAGCGCCGATTCGGAAGCCGGCATCATGCCCAGCGAAGAACTCATCACCGCCATGGGCAACTTCAACGAAGAGCTAGTCAAAGCCGGCATTCTCATCGACGCCGACGGCCTGCACCCGAGCAGCAAAGGTGCGCGTGTGCATTTCTCCGGTGACAAACGCACGGTCATCGACGGGCCGTTCATCGAGACCAAAGAGTTGGTGGCGGGTTACTGGATCTGGGAAGTGAAATCGAAAGAAGAAGCCATCGAATGGGTCAAGCGCTGCCCTAACCCGATGCCAGGCGAGTCCGATATTGAAATCCGCCAGATATTCTCCGCCGAAGACTTCGGCGCCGAATTCACCCCCGAAGCACGTGCGCAAGAAGAACGCGTTCGCGAACAAGCCAAGAAAAACAGCTGAACCGGACATCCCATGTAGGAGCTGCCGAAGGCTGCGATCTTTTGATCTTGTTTTTCCAGATCAAACATCAAAAGATCGCAGCCTTCGGCAGCGCCTACAAAAGCAGTGATATTCAGATCGCCTGGATATTTGAAGCTGCCAGTCCTTTGGCCCACTGCGTAATCCCGAACGCAACCCTCTGGCCTTCTTTTAGCGTTTTAACTTCACTGGAACTAATCGCAGAAACGTGCGCATACAGATCCTCGCCCCCTCCATCTGGTGTAATAAAGCCGAACCCCTTTCCATCGTCGAACCACTTCACTGTTCCCGTAACCGTATTCATATTCGTCTCCTTTCATTTTTTTCGCGCATGCCAGATTTCTGCGCGTCACCCAGCAATCAAACGCCTTCCCTCTCACCACGACAACTGTCAAACCTGACAGGGTGTAAATATCACCAGTACTCACGTCAACTTCCAACCCGAACGCTTTAGTACACGCTCTTCTTGATGGTTTGATCGTTCCCACGCTCTGCGTGGGAATGCCTCAAGGGACGCTCCGCGTTCCAGCTTGCGAATGTGACGCAGAGCGTCAAGGGCTGCATTCCCACGCAGAGCGTGGGAACGATCATTCAAGAGAGATCAATTCTTGAGTTCGACGTGATCCAGGGCATGATTCACCGCGAGTTCACCAGCATTACGATTTGTCTTGATCGTTCCCACGCTCTGCGTGGGAATGCCTCAAGGGACGCTCCGCGTTCCAGCTTGCGGATTAGACGCAAAGCGTCAGGCACTGCATTCCCGTGCAGAGCGTGGGAACGATCATTCAACAGAGATCAGTTCTTGAGTTCTACGTGATCCAGGGCTTGGTTCACCGCTAACTCCCCCAACATGACGACCTGTGCGATCCCCAGTGCAGTCTTGCGGTGCGAGGTTTCCAGCGATGCGGCGAAGTTGATCAGCATTTCGCTGGCCGAGCCGAGGGTTTCGCTGGCGTTGGCGAGCAGGGATTCGGTGTTGTACCTGGGATTGGCGAGGTACATGGGTTCCGGCTCGTTGGCGCTGGACATGATGTGGGCGGAGGGGTTGAGGTAGAAATCGAGGGCGCGGTCGGCGGCTTCGTGGAGTTTTTTGCTGTCGACTGAGGCGTAGGGGGATGTGGTGTCGGCGTCTGATTCTGGGGGATTGGGTGTTGGTTTTTTCATGGTGTAACTCCACTGGAAAGTTGGAGCTGCCCCATTCGGTTTCCGGACGAAGAGGTGGCAGCTGTACGCAGGTTGGAAACCCGGGCAGCGGCGACCCGGTCGACCCGAAGGTCTCCCGCGCACAGCCGCCATAACGGAGTGCACACATTCGAAGTGCGCAAGGATACGTTATGAAAGGCGTGTACGCGCCACTAATACCCGTCGGGGTTTCCAGTCCCGGTCGCTGATTTGGCAGCGACGAACACAGGCTAGAGACCCGACGTCCGACGGACAACCTGAAAACCTTGTGGGAACGTTCCGCAAAATCGAAACAACCTTTAAACATCCCGAATTGAAATACGCACAGGTAGGAGCTGCCGAAGGATCGGGCCGCGATCGGACGATCTTTTGATTTTGCATTTAAAAAACAAGATCAAAAGATCGCAGCCTCGTTTCACTCGACAGCTCCTACACCGTAAGCAATGGAATAGTTGGTACACAATCACCTGTGAACCCGTAGACAAAACCAAAGAATTAATCCATTCGACTGGCTAACTCCCGATTAGCTGCTAGCGTCATTCAGACGTGTCCTACAGGCTTGATAAGAAAGGGATTACGCAGTAACGGCCGCGAAGTGCCAAGTATCCAAAAGCCACCAGGGAATCGGGGATGATGTTCAATCGAGTGGGGAAAACTCTTTTTCTGGCGAGTTCGCTGGCGGCTGCGTGTTGCGCGCAGGCGGATAACGCCGAGGACTCTAACAAGAGCAACAACCCGTTGAACATCGCGCCCGGCGCGAATCTGCAGGATTACTACACCCCTAAGCTTTACGACAGCAACGCGCACAGCAATGACGTGTTGCTGCGCGGCACCCTGCCGATTGCGCCCAACGATTTCATCGGCGTGCCGCAACTGGTTCGCGCGACGCTGCCGATCAGCACCCGCCCCGATCCGCACAAGGGTTACAGCACCGGAATCGGCGATCTGAACCTGTTCGATATTTTCATTCTTAAATCCGAAGGCGTGCAACTGGGCGTGGGCCCGTTGATCACCGCGCCGACCGCCGAACAGGACGAACTCGGCACCGGGAAGTGGCAAGGGGGTCTGGCTGCGGTGGCTATCGACGCTTCGCCGCGCGGCCTGCTCGGCGCGCTGGTGCAGTACCAAAGCTCGTTTGCCGGCGACAACGATCGCCCTCACGTCGAAAGCGCAACCCTGCAGCCGTTCATCATCCATAACCTGGAAAAAGGCTGGTACCTGCGCTCCACCGGCACCTGGACTTTCGACCTGAAAAACGACACGCACTACATCCCGCTCGGTCTGGGTGTCGGCAAAGCCTGGAAGTCCGGCAGCAACATTCTCAACGCCTTTGTCGAGCCGCAGTGGACGGCCGACCGCAAGGGCGATGGCCTGCCGCAGTTCACCCTCTATGCCGGTCTTAACGTGACGTTCGGCAAATAAGGAATTCGCTATGCACGCAACCCTCAAAGCCGCCGGTTTCAGCTTGATGACGATGTTTGTCAGTTGCGGCGTCGGCGCCCAGGACCTCGATACCCCTATAGGCAAGATCGCTATGGAAGGCGAGCTGCCGAGCCATGACTCGATTGCCAAACTGTACGCCGAACTGGATTTCCAGCAGGCGACCCAGAGTTATCTGTGGGCCTTGCCGCTGGTGTCTTATGCCCAGTGGCAGGAAGAGTTTCGCGACAAGCTCGGCGCGCGCAGCGGCGATCTGATGGTACTCAACAGCTACGAAGACAAGCTCGGGGTGATCACCGCCAACGCCACTACCCCGTACATTCTCGGCTTCGTCGATCTGAGTGAAACCGGGCCACTGGTGATCGAGTTGCCGCCGGGGCCGACCGCTGGCGGCATCGGTGATTTCTGGCAGCGGGCGATCATCGACATGGGGCAGACCGGCCCCGATAAGGGCCAGGGCGGCAAATACCTGGTGCTGCCACCCGGTGCCGAACCACCGGCAGATGCCGGCCGATACTACCTGGCGAAATCGGAAACGATGAACGTGCTGGTGGGTTTCCGTGTGCTCGATCCGGACCCAGCCAAGGGCAAGGCACTGGTCGAGAAGTTCAAGATGTACCCCTACGCCCAACGCAACAAGCCGGGTGATACTCGCCTGCTCTCGCCGCAAGGCAAACCTTGGTCCGGCACGCAACCTCAAGGCATCGCCTACTG comes from Pseudomonas sp. RU47 and encodes:
- a CDS encoding MdtB/MuxB family multidrug efflux RND transporter permease subunit, which gives rise to MNISRLFILRPVATTLSMLAIVLAGLIAYRLLPVSALPQVDYPTIRVMTLYPGASPDVMTSAVTAPLERQFGQMPGLTQMASTSSGGASVLTLRFSLDINMDVAEQQVQAAINAATNLLPTDLPAPPVYNKVNPADTPVLTLAITSKTMLLPKLNDLVDTRMAQKIAQISGVGMVSIAGGQRQAVRIKVNPEALAANSLNLSDVRTLIGASNVNQPKGNFDGPTRVSMLDANDQLTSPEDYANLILAYKNGAPLRLKDVAEIVDGAENERLAAWANQNQAVLLNIQRQPGANVIEVVDRIKALLPSITDNLPAGLDVTVLTDRTQTIRASVTDVQHELLIAIALVVMVTFLFLRRASATIIPSVAVPLSLIGTFGVMYLAGFSVNNLTLMALTIATGFVVDDAIVMLENIARFIEEGDSPMQAALKGAKQIGFTLISLTLSLIAVLIPLLFMADVVGRLFREFAITLAVAILISLVVSLTLTPMMCARLLKREPEAHEQGRFYRASGAVIDWMIAEYGRMLRWVLKHQPLTLLVAIGTLALTVFLYMVVPKGFFPVQDTGVIQGISEAPQSISFAAMGERQQELAKIILEDPAVQSLSSYIGVDGDNATLNSGRLLINLKPHGDRDLSATEVIARLQPQLDKLVGIRLFMQPVQDLTIEDRVSRTQYQFSMSSPDSELLSQWSGRLVEALAQRPELTDVASDLQDKGLQVYLVIDRDAASRLGVSVANITDALYDAFGQRQISTIYTQASQYRVVLQAQAGEKIGPQALDQIHVKTTDGAQVRLSSLAHIEERQAQLAITHIGQFPAVMMSFNLAPGVALGHAVDIIEQVQQDIGMPVGVQTQFQGAAEAFQASLSSTLLLILAAVVTMYIVLGVLYESYIHPITILSTLPSAAVGALLALLLSGNDLGMIAIIGIILLIGIVKKNAIMMIDFALDAERTQGMAPEQAIYQAALLRFRPILMTTLAALFGAVPLMLATGSGAELRQPLGLVMVGGLLVSQVLTLFTTPVIYLYFDRLGRRFGKTNADAEEVSV
- a CDS encoding MdtA/MuxA family multidrug efflux RND transporter periplasmic adaptor subunit, with amino-acid sequence MVNHSMQSSPRNSRRWLISLLVLLVIAVLCWKFWPAGSAHKEGADKAAAGHTGRSGMMRPGFGGGAGPIPVRVAPAVTGDFPLYYKALGTVTALNTINVRSRVGGELVKINFEEGQMVKAGDLLAEIDPRPYQNALLQAEGTLLQNQAQLKNAQVDVERYRGLYKEDSIAKQTLDTAEALVGQYLGTVKTNQAAVNDAKLNLEFTKIRAPIAGRVGLRQVDVGNLVTANDTTFLAVITQTQPISVAFTLPENSLETVLARYRSGAKLPAEAWDRGDTKLQATGVLQSLDNQIDVATGTLKFKARYENRDQALFPNQFVNVHLLADTLKGVVLAPSAAIQFGTNGTFVYALDGDKKVTIRQLKIGASDGENTVVTEGLAAGDRVVLEGTDRLKEGSEVEVVNDSNQVPTTPTEHLQGKSAAQTPDAAVTDKAKKGA
- the tpx gene encoding thiol peroxidase; protein product: MAQVTLKGNPVQVNGQLPQAGSKAPAFSLVAGNLSDVTLKDFAGKRKVLNIFPSVDTPTCATSVRKFNAQANEVANTVVLCISADLPFAQARFCGAEGLENVQNLSTLRGAEFIENYGVAIADGPLKGLTARAVVVLDENDNVLHSELVKEIAEEPDYEAALSVLK
- a CDS encoding YciI family protein; translation: MRFMILVKASADSEAGIMPSEELITAMGNFNEELVKAGILIDADGLHPSSKGARVHFSGDKRTVIDGPFIETKELVAGYWIWEVKSKEEAIEWVKRCPNPMPGESDIEIRQIFSAEDFGAEFTPEARAQEERVREQAKKNS
- a CDS encoding cold-shock protein encodes the protein MNTVTGTVKWFDDGKGFGFITPDGGGEDLYAHVSAISSSEVKTLKEGQRVAFGITQWAKGLAASNIQAI
- a CDS encoding DUF6124 family protein is translated as MKKPTPNPPESDADTTSPYASVDSKKLHEAADRALDFYLNPSAHIMSSANEPEPMYLANPRYNTESLLANASETLGSASEMLINFAASLETSHRKTALGIAQVVMLGELAVNQALDHVELKN